The following coding sequences lie in one Aspergillus luchuensis IFO 4308 DNA, chromosome 8, nearly complete sequence genomic window:
- a CDS encoding uncharacterized protein (COG:M;~EggNog:ENOG410PG4A;~InterPro:IPR035474,IPR001347;~PFAM:PF01380;~go_function: GO:0097367 - carbohydrate derivative binding [Evidence IEA];~go_process: GO:1901135 - carbohydrate derivative metabolic process [Evidence IEA]) — MPLPESNPSIHDDFLLPMTPPDPSEVPLMGSKDTAPVASALQVIAAERAALAHLEHIYQTDPLAQDNLARAVAQIVHTIKHGGKLVCCGVGKSGKIAQKLEATMNSMGIYSAFLHPTEALHGDLGMIRPHDTLLLISFSGRTPELLLMLPHIPSTVTVIAITSHMVSSTCPLLSFHPSNMGILLPAPIHEDEETSIGVCAPTSSTTVALSLGDALAIATARRLHTAPGRGPAEIFKGFHPGGAIGAASMALTPMSMSSASSSAAPSDYIPAQQTTNSFPQPDGKPNQRPLVRDMLVSLDQIPRVSASGKVRLLDILLTAIQHPNAKSWVHLSPSEIVPPRHLRFVSQSNYVDMHVSAFTELGLPFGVSRKDWFRLTSSSTIDDARRLVSEAGASSGTPVTVVAVMDNTNPDHCLGVIEAEDLWNDCDD, encoded by the exons ATGCCCCTCCCGGAgtccaacccctccatccacgATGATTTCCTCCTTCCGATGACTCCTCCAGATCCCTCCGAAGTCCCGCTAATGGGATCCAAGGACACTGCGCCCGTGGCTTCAGCCCTGCAGGTTATCGCGGCGGAGCGCGCCGCTCTGGCGCATCTGGAGCACATCTACCAAACCGATCCGTTGGCTCAAGATAACCTCGCGCGCGCGGTGGCTCAGATCGTGCACACCATCAAGCATGGCGGAAAATTGGTCTGCTGCGGTGTCGGCAAGAGTGGCAAGATTGCTCAGAAGCTGGAAGCCACCATGAACAGCATGGGGATCTACAGTGCCTTTTTGCATCCCACGGAAGCCTTGCACGGCGACCTGGGCATGATACGACCG CATGATACACTATTGTTAATATCTTTCTCGGGCCGCACACCGGAGCTTCTGCTCATGCTCCCTCACATTCCTTCAACCGTCACGGTTATCGCCATTACTTCTCATATGGTCTCGTCAACTTGccctctgctttctttccacCCCTCGAACATGGGGATCCTTTTACCAGCACCGATccacgaggatgaagagacctCGATCGGCGTGTGTGCCCCGACCTCGTCCACCACGGTAGCCTTATCGCTGGGAGATGCATTGGCTATCGCTACGGCTCGGCGGCTACATACAGCTCCTGGCAGAGGCCCAGCGGAGATTTTCAAGGGCTTCCATCCTGGCGGGGCTATCGGCGCTGCGTCCATGGCTTTGACGCCTATGAGCATGTCATCCGCATCAAGTTCTGCCGCCCCATCAGACTATATTCCAGCCCAACAGACCACGAACTCATTCCCGCAGCCAGACGGCAAACCCAACCAGCGGCCACTTGTCCGTGACATGCTCGTGTCACTCGATCAGATTCCGAGGGTGTCTGCCTCGGGTAAAGTCCGCCTTCTGGACATTCTCCTCACTGCTATCCAGCACCCCAACGCCAAGTCATGGGTTCATCTCTCACCGTCCGAAATCGTGCCCCCACGGCATCTCCGCTTCGTCTCCCAGAGCAACTATGTAGATATGCACGTTTCTGCCTTCACTGAACTGGGTCTCCCTTTCGGGGTCTCCCGCAAGGACTGGTTCCGCCTTACCAGCTCGAGCACCATCGATGATGCGCGCCGGCTGGTCTCCGAGGCCGGTGCATCCTCAGGCACCCCCGTGACCGTGGTAGCCGTCATggacaacaccaaccccgaCCACTGTCTCGGGGTCATAGAAGCTGAGGATCTATGGAATGATTGTGATgactaa